The genomic DNA AACCCCCGGACTCAGCCTGGAACTGAGCTTCCCCGAACAGCTCGACGTTCAGCAGCAAAATCGAATTCGCCAACTCATGCGATCGATGTAGGGGCTACGTTCGTCTGGATGGTTTTGTAGATTCGCGAACAGATTGTTTGTGCTAAAGCAGAAATATCTGTCAGAAGGGGCGGTTTACAAGCTGCCCTTTTTTATTTTCGGTGTTTTATGCCGATCGTTGATTGGACTTGTTGAATGGCGATCGCGAATTGGACTCGAAGCCCCTGCATCGCCCCCTAAATCCCCCAATTCTGGGGGACTTCCGAACTACTGATGTTGAATTGCTTTTTTCGGAAAGAATGGGCTAATGTTCCTACTTTCTGCGGATATGTCCGCACAAATTTCCTGTGAGTTTTCACAGTTTCAGGGTCTTGCTGAATTTCCCGATCATCAGCAATTTGAGGAATCGCACGATCGCCAGTCAAGGATCAACGACAGGAGAAGCATCCTATCTTCAGTACTGCATAATTCAAAGTTCCCCAGAATTGGGGGATTTAGGGGGCGATCGGGATCTAGAACATCAACAGGCTGCTTATCTTTGTCAGGCTGTCAAATGCTCTACTCACACCTTCGATCGATCGGTCAAAATCTCAAATCCCTCTTCCGTCACCAGAACCGTATGCTCAAACTGGGCGGATAGACTGCGATCGACCGTCACCACCGTCCAGCGGTCAGACAGGGTGCGGGTGTGCTTAGAGCCTGCGTTGAGGATGGGTTCGATCGCCAGGGTCATTCCCGGCTTGAGGCGGACGTTTGGCAGTTCGTGGGTGCGGAAGTTAAACACAGAGGGTTCTTCGTGCAGATTGCGCCCAACCCCGTGTCCCGTGTAGTCTTCCACAATCTTGAAACCGTTTGCCTCCGCGTGATCCTGCACTGCGCCAGCGATGTCCAGCAGAAACTTACCTGCCTTCACCTGCTCGATGCCTTTGTACAGCGTTTCCTCCGCTACCCGGATCAGCGCTTCTGCCTGGGGCGTGACCTTTCCAACGGCGATCGTAATGCAGGAATCACCGTGAAACCCGTTAAAGAATGCGCCCGTATCCACCTTCAGTACATCGCCGCGCCGAATCACTTTCTTGGGGTTGGGGATGCCGTGCACCACCTCATCGTTAATCGAAGCGCAGATCGAGGCAGGAAATCCGTAATAGCCTTTGAAGCTCGGCGTTGCGCCCATTTCACGAATCCGCTTTTCGGCGTGGGCATCCAGATCTGCCGTGGTCATACCCGGCTCCACCATCTGCGAAATTTCCTTTAGCACCGTTGCCACGATCGCGCCTGCCTGCCGCATGATTTCGATTTCTTGGGGCGTTTTGATCTCGACGGTACGCCGCTGTCGTTTCGGGCGAACGGTGAGGGCAGGGGCTTTGGCGATCAGATCGGACAGGATATTCATGAGGAAGAACTGTGGGGAACGGGATAGTTGGACGGGGAATTGAGTCCAGCAAAATGGAAAAGCTTTTAATCCAAGGGCATTAATCTAAGGGCAGATTTGTCGATCGCACCTCAGAAAAACGACTTTGCCTCAATTCCAGACTTTATCCTAACAATTTCCTCACACCAATTTCTTCCCGGCACTCTCAGCAGCCCTGTCAGCAGTCCCCCAGAGCCTTACCGATCACCGACAGTTTCAAGGGAAGCTCTTAAAATAGGGGAATAGCTGCGATCGTCTCTTCACCGCTTAACCAAGGGAAAATCGCTTCTCACACCACGCTTTTCTAAGCTTCTCTAAAAGGATTATTTCCCATGAATCGCTCCACCCTTCGTACCCTTTGCGGCACGATCTCCCTCACTGCTGCCCTGCTGCCCGGATTCAGCGCAATGGCTCAGACCATTCCCGTCCCCGCTCCAGCGATCGAATCCCCGTCCGGTACTCAGCCTGATTTGCAGACTGTCCCGCAGAACACACCCACGACCCTGCCCAATCGATCGATCGACCAGCCTACCTCTCCTCAGCCGCAAACCAGTCCCCAACCCCTGACCCAGGAACCCGCTCTTTCCTGTCCTGCCGGACAATTTGCCTCCGCCTTCCCCGACGTTACGCCGGATCACTGGGCTTTTGAAGCCGTTAATCGGTTAGCGAGTGTGCCGCAGCGGTGTTTTCCGACGCAGAGTTAGTCACTAAATTCCCGATCGCCTGCAAAAACTCCTGCTCCAAATAGGGCTTCGTAAAATACCCGGTTGCGCCAAGCTGCATTGCCAGCCAGCGGTGTTTGTCGTTGCTGCGGGAGGTGAGCATGACGGTCGGGATTTTGGCGATGTCGGGATTTTGGCGACGGTGGGTGAGGAACTCAAAGCCGTTCATGTTGGGCATTTCGATATCGCAGACAATGAGTTCGACAGTCTGAGATTGCTGAAGCTGCTCCAGTGCCTCCTGTCCGTCTCGCGCCTGTAGAACTCGATAGCCTGCCCGTTCCAGCGAGAGTGCCAGCATTCGGCGGGAGGTGAGGGCATCGTCTACCACAAGGATCGTGGTGGTGCGGGCAAGCGGCAGGTAGGGGGATGGGGGCGTCGGGAAATCGGGAGATGAGGCGGCAAGGAATTCCTGGAGAAGGGTTTGACCATCGATAACGGGGACGAGCATGCCATCGCCCAGAACCGTGCAGCCGTAGGTGTAATCCGGAGGGGCGATCGCGGAGCCGAAGGGTTTGATCACGAATTCCTGTTCGGTGACAAGGCGATCGATCTGGAGGGCGATCAATTGCTGGTCGCGTTTGAGAATGAGGGCGGGGGAGTGCCAGTTGGACGGAGCAGGGACGGCAGCCAGAACGCGGCTGGGCGGCAGTTCGGGAGCCAGACAGCGATAGGTCAGCAGATCCGCCATTCGGTAAAGCGGCACTTCCTGTTCCTGCCACTGGAGATAGCGCCCCTGTTCGGTTTCAAGGAGCTGATGCGCCTGGGGAATCACAATTTCGCGAATGCCAGCGCTGCGAAGGGCGATCGGACGGGAATTCACCAGACAGATCAGCAGATTGGTGATGGTTAACGTAAGGGGCAGCGTCAGCACAAAGGTCGTTCCCTGGGCAGGGATCGATCGTACGGCAACGGAACCCTTGAGCGCCTGTAATTGTTCGCGCACCACGTCCAGACCCATCCCTCGCCCCGACAGATCGCTGACCTGCTCCGCCGTTGAAAAGCCAGGGGCAAAGATCAGTTCGCAGAGCTGAGCCTCGGTTGCGGCTGCGACTTCCGTTTCGGAAAGCCAACCCGATTCCACCGCTCGTTGACGAATGCGATCGAGATTGAGTCCCTGTCCGTCGTCTCGCACTTCAATCAAAATTTGACGACCTCTGGCGCTTGCCCGCATTTCAATTCGTCCGGTTGTTGGTTTGCCGCGATCGTGCCGAACTGCCGCAGACTCGATGCCGTGGTCAAAGCTGTTTCGCAGCAGATGCAGCAGTGGGTCATAGAGCCGATCCAGCACTGCTTTATCGATCAGCAACTCGGTGCCGTCCAGGGAAAGATCGATCGGCTTATTGTAGGTATTGGACAGATCGCGCAGAATTCGCGGAAAGCGATTGAGGACATCGCCGAGGGGCAGCATTCTCGCCCACATCAGGTCGTCCTGCATCTGAGACAGCATTTTGCGGTGCTGTTCCAGCGCTTGCTCCGACTGACGATTAAACAGAACGATATCCTCCACAGCCTCCTCGATCTGCGCCATTTCCTCCAGCAGGGTTTGGGTTGCGGCATACAGTGAGGTATAGCGATCCATTTCCAGGGAGTCGAACTCGCTCAGGGCAGATTGATTTGTGGATGGGTTTACGGCTTGATTGATAGCTTGGTTTGTAAGTTGATTGATAGCTTGATTAACCGCCTGATTTGCAGATAGATGGGGAGTCTGAAGCGATGAGGATAGAGCAGGCTGTCCGGCTGTCACAAAATGACGAGGGGACGCCGTACCGCCGATCGCAGCATCGGGCATAATCAGCATCCGATCGGATAGGGTACGAATTTGATCGATCGTGGACTGGATGTATTCAAATCGATTCCGCAGTTCTCGCAGCGTCAGCCGCGTCTGATCGGTTTGCAGTGCCAGTCCGTTGCGGTTAATCGTCACTTCGCCCAATAAATTGTTGAGTCGCTCCAGGCGATCGGTATCCACCCGTACCGTAAAGCCGCTAGCAACCGGATAAGCCGCTGGACGAGCAGGCATTTTGACCATTACCGTATTGTCCTGCTCGATCGCGATCGAATTCCCTATTTCATCTGGCGAATGCTCCTGAAGCTGTTCCTCGAACAGAGATGTGGGTTCTTCTATGAGTGAATCAGCGAATAAATCAGTTAATGAATCTGTTGGTAAATCAGTTAATGAATCTGTTAATGAATCTGTTGAGAAATCAGCTAACGAATCAGCTAACGAATTCTCAGAATGATCGATCGGAGGAGTAAAATCCGCGAAAACCGCTTCCAGATTAAATTGATTTTCAGCCGTTGGCACTTGAGGCACGATTGCCTCGGAAACATCCAAAGTCGCTAACTCCAGTTCGCTGAAAGCCGATAAATTCTGAATTGCAGGCAAAGAATCAGCACTAGTTTCGCTGCTAAGCTCTTGCTGTAAAAGTTCCTGTTCTAAAAGCTCCTGTTCTAAAAGCTCCTGTTGAACGATCGCCTCTAATTCAGCTTCGCTCAGCCAGTCGATCGGATCATCTGTTGGTTCTGTATCTGTTGGCTCTCCATCAGGACTTGCTTCCAAAGGAGAATTTAACCTAACCTTCAATTCAAGATGCGTCAGGGATTCCAGGGCAAATCGATCGCAGTCCTCAGGAGGAAGATCGATCGTCTTGCCGGATTCCACTGGAGCTTCAAGAAAAGCCAGTAATGCTGCCGACGGACTGCCGCCCACCGAATCACCCGCCAGAACTGCCTCCCGTCCAGCCCGAAAGTCACTGAGCGCCAGTTGGGTCAATTCCTCTGCCCGATTCGGAACCCGATCGATCGCCGCCATAACCGTCTGAGCAATTGCCGCAAACCCGTCCAGGCTAAGCAGTTCCGCAAACCCCAGAAACATCTCTGCCTGTGTCCGCAGTTCCTCCGCAATCTCATAATGCTGCGGATGGTTCAACACCTGTTCCAGATGCGCCAAACCCTGCGCTACATCCGTTTCAAAGATCGCCGCCGCCATGTTAACACCCAGCTCGGCTGACCCCGGAATAAAATTCTCCGTCTCGACGATCGCCTCCTGAAACTGGGTCTCAAGCTGGCTCAGGATTGGTTCTGCCGCTGCAATTGCCTGTTCCGCATCAAAATCCCCGTGACTGATTTGCTCCGTCAACGGAATCCGCAGACAGTCATACGCCTGCAAAAGCTGACTTTCCAGCCGTGCATCAATCTCCAATCGATCGCTATAAAGCGCCTTAAAAATTGTTTCCAACCGATGGGCAATGGTTTTAATTGCCTCTAATCCAACACTGGCAGCCCCTCCCTTAATCGAATGCGCCGATCGCATAATGGCATGAATTGTTGCCGGACTGCGTTCCTGCCGCAGCGTTAGCAACCCCATCTCGATCGCCTGAAGCAAATCCGGGGCTTCCTCAACGAAGAAAAGATACGCCTGATCGCGGATTTCGGGATTGATTGCCATAGGGGGGTAGGGGTGGATGGGTGGATGGGTGGATGGGTGGATGGGTGAATGGGTGGATGAGTAGGGGCAGGGAGAATGGGGGAGAGATAGAAATAGCGGGGAAAGGAGTGAGAGGATGAGGAGATTTAGGAAGATAGAAAAGTGGAGAGAAAAAAGAATGGTCTGTGAGCAGAAATAGCGATCGGTACAGAAAGGTAGGAAATTAAGCAGGCGCAATGTTCAACCAAAATGTATTTCCTAAGCTTTTACCTTCTTTCCATCCCTTTTTCTCTCTCCTCCTATTTCCCTAGTCTTCTTCTCCCTGCTCCCCTGCTCCCCACCCCCCTGCTCCTCACTCCTCACTCTCCACTCCCCTAAAAAACTAGCTAACCTTAAACCTCCCTACCTCCGTTTCCAGTGCCTGGGCAACCGATCGCAGTTGTTCAAAGGAAGCGGTCACTTCGCTGGCAGTTGTGGAGTTTTTGTCGGCAATTTGTGCCACGGTGGTCATGGTTTCCGTCACGGTTTCGGAGGTTTGCGACTGAGTGATAGTTGCCTGGGCGATCGCTTCTACCAGTTCGCTGATCTGACGGCTGGCAGCGGTGATTTTATTGAGGCTCTGGCGCGTATCATCCACCAGGCGGGTTCCGGCAACGACCTGCTCTGTTCCAGCTTCCATAGTGCGAACCAGTTCATTCGTTTCAGACTGAATGTTGGCAACCAGCTTTTCGATTTCCGTGGTCGCTTCCGCAGACTGGCGAGCCAGGTTTCGCACTTCTTCCGCAACAACCGCAAAGCCTTTGCCATCCTCTCCGGCTCTGGACGCTTCGATCGACGCATTCAGTGCCAGCATGTTTGTCTGTGCTGCAAAACTGCTAATCAGGTTCACCACGTTAGAAATTTTCTGGGAGGATTCACCCAATCGCTTCACTTTCTTCGCCGTTTCCGCCACCGTTTCCCGAATCGCCAGGATTCCATCTACGGTACGGTTCATGGCTTCATCTCCTTCCTGTACCGTTTGAGCTGCTTCCTGTACCGCCACTTCTGCTTTTTCAGCACTGATTGCCACCAGACGCACGGAGCTTGCCATGTCCTCAACGCGTTCCAGCACCGACAGAATTTCTGCTGCCTGCTGTGCGGCGGAGTCGGATAGGGTTTTCACCGCTGATTCACTGGTATTTGTAGTCACTGCTACCTGCTGCGCTGCCTGCTGTACCTGACCTACAATTTTCCGCAGGCTGGCGATCGTGGCGTTGTAGGAGTCTGCCACAGTTCCAATTTCGTCCTCCGTCACCCTAGCCCGCGCCGTCAGGTCGCCCTCCATGACCGGATCAACATCCATCAAAAGCTGGAGCGCGTTACGCTGGAGTCCTTCCTTAATCTGACGCTGTTCTTCTGCAAGTGCCTGCGTCTGTTCAAAGAGCTGCACCCGCTCGATTACCAGTCCAAGCTGAAGTCCAAGCTGCTTCACAAACTCAACTTCCGTAGGCTGCCATTGGTGCAGAGCGCGGCAGTGATGGGTAATCAGCAGTCCAAACAGGTTGCCCTGACTGAGGATTGGCACACCCAGAATAGACTTCACGTTGAGACCTTGGAGCAGTGCCAGATGTTCGGGGTGCAGATCTGCTGCGGTAATGTCATTCTCCAGCAAAATGCCATTCGCTATATATTTGTTGCGCGTTGCTGCCGGAATGCAGGGATCGCCAAGCTGCTCCTGTAAAGCACTGGGCAAATCGTCCGCCACCGATTCTGCCACGATCGCTCCACTCCAGTCCGGCTTGAACTGGTACACCACCATGCGATCGGAGCCAAGGATGTCGCGAGCTTCTGTCACCGTATCAGACAGCAAAAATGGCAACTCCTGGGAAGACAGTAGCTTTGTACCCGTAACATCAGCTGCCAGCTTTGCCCGTCGGGTATTCAGCGTTTGCTCCTGCAAAAATTCCTTGACCCGAAACACCAGATTATTAAATGTGAGTGCCAGGGTACGGGCTTCTGCCGATCCCTTCAATTCGGCTGAAATATTCAAATCACCATCGGATACCTGTCGCGCCTTTTCCGAGAGGTCATTCAGTGGCGCAGCCAGACGTCGAGAAATGGCGATCGTCAAAACTGCACCCACTGCACCCAGCGCCAGCGCAATAATCGTGAACAGGCTGAGGAGTTCCCGTCCCGTAATCTCAATTTCCGATTGGCTCATGGAGGCAACCGCTATCCAGTTCAGATTGGGTACGGTCGATAGGGCATACTGCTTGCCCTGATAGTAGAATGTGGCAGTCAGCGACAGAGGTTCTCCCGATGCTGCCTTCGATTGCCCCTCGCTAACGATCAAATCTTCAATTGCCAGATTCCCCTGGATTTCCCGCTCAATCTCGCTGAGCGATCGATCCTTAATTTCGGCAAGAGCTGTCAGCAGGCGCATTCCCAGATCAGTCACAATTTGGGGTGGAAGTTCCTGTGCTGCCCTGACCACCTGATCCTTTTCCGAGCGAAAGTTAATGACATTAAGCTGGGTATCCAGGTCAATCACTTGAAGCTGCTGCGTGCCACGGAGTCCGGTTCCAGTCAGGAGGTTCGCCAGATCACCAAATACAGCAGCAGAAGAAAACATTCTGATAATGCCAAGAAGTCTGCCGCTTTTAGGATCAACGATTCGTTGGGTGATATCAATTCCGTATTGCCCCGCAGAGGCATCAAAAACCGGATCTCCAATCCACTGCGCTTGCGCCTCGCCCTGCTTCCACCAGTCTTCATCAGACTGCACAAAATCCGTGGGCTGGTTACTAAAGCCGACATTTAGCCCATTTCGATCTGTAACAATAATTTCTGCAACCTCTTTTGTTTCTGCGACTTCTTCCAAAAAGTCGTTCAGTTCCTGGTTGGGGGAAAGGAGTTTGGTACTGCTAAATCGCTTTTCGAGTTCGTCAATGGACAGTTCCGATAGATTTTCCGATTCTGCAACCTCAAGATTATTACGAACCCGTCCTACCAGGAATGGACTTTTTGCAATAACGGATGCAATCTCTACCTGATCGTCTACGTTGTTGCTGATGGTTTCCCCCGCAAGAATTGACTGTCCCTTGAGCTGCTCTGTGAGTTCATATTCAGATCTGCTTTGCGTCACAAAATAGCCAATTGCACTGGCAACCGCGATCGGAGCCAACGCCAGCGGCAAAACCGTTAGCAAAAGCTGACTGCTCAATCCCGTTCTACCGAAAGCGGAAAATGCTTTCCGAATTGCCCCGGAAGCACCAGTAGGTTGAATCTTTGGCAAATCGTTCTGTACTACCATCGGTTCCGATGACTCTGCTTCGGAAGATTCGGGGTTAAAAGGAATGTGCGTCATGGAGGAAACCTCAGCATCTCAAGGGTAAATCGATCGAACCGAATCAATAAAAGGAACAGCTAAGAAATCAAAATTAGCAAGAATAAAAATACTCTTCTTCCTGGTAACTAGAAACTTTAGGGAATAGAAAATCAGAATGAAGACAACTCCGACAAACACTGAAAAATCGCGCCGCTATTAAGCAGCCCATATCGTGCGCTATCCTCGTCTAACTGCCAGAAACCACACAAAAATCGTTGAAGGTCTGCAAATCGGGGATCTGCTGAACTTTTTACCAGAGTATTTTTAACCTCAGATGATGTATCAGGTGATGTGTCAGATAATGCCTCAGGCAATGTTTCAGACGATGCCTCGAACAATATTTCAGACGGTGCATCAGGCAATGCTTCAGATGACACCTCAGGTGAAGAAATTAGCGAGTAGAAACAATCGCCCGTGCATTGCACCACTTCCTGAACCTGATTGATTGCCAAACCCACGATCGCTTTTTCCTTTGCCTCGCTGTTTTCCCGCAGCACAATCACCGTATGCTGGGAACCATAGTCTTCCTGCTCATACCAGGGCGTAAGCCCCAATAGATGATTTAGGTCAACCATCCACAGCACTTCGCCCCGCCAGTTGTACACTCCCATCACCCAGGGCGGCAACTGAAAGATCGGTACAATTTGACCCACCGATACCGTGAGGATTTCCACAACGGACGGAGCCGGAAGCAGGACGGGTAGCGATCGATCGAGGATGAACTGAAGATGTAGCCCTTCCGTAGGAGCAGAGGTGAGAGCCTGAGCAGTCATAGTTTTCTTTCCCCTAGCTGCCAACCAGTTGATTGACGGTTCGCATTAGCTCCGCCTGATCGATCGGCTTGGAAAGGTAGGCGTCCGCTCCCTGCTTCATTCCCCAAAATTTGTCCATATCGCTCCCTTTCGTGGAGCAAAGAATGACCGGAATTTCGCGAGTGGTGGTTTCTGCTTTTAGCTCCCGGCAAATTTCAAATCCGCTGCG from Leptolyngbya ohadii IS1 includes the following:
- a CDS encoding chemotaxis protein CheW translates to MTAQALTSAPTEGLHLQFILDRSLPVLLPAPSVVEILTVSVGQIVPIFQLPPWVMGVYNWRGEVLWMVDLNHLLGLTPWYEQEDYGSQHTVIVLRENSEAKEKAIVGLAINQVQEVVQCTGDCFYSLISSPEVSSEALPDAPSEILFEASSETLPEALSDTSPDTSSEVKNTLVKSSADPRFADLQRFLCGFWQLDEDSARYGLLNSGAIFQCLSELSSF
- a CDS encoding response regulator transcription factor, which produces MSKALIVEDSLTDKEVLTSCLQQGGIQVQTAQTAEEAFACVKQQQFDVIILDIVLPDRSGFEICRELKAETTTREIPVILCSTKGSDMDKFWGMKQGADAYLSKPIDQAELMRTVNQLVGS
- a CDS encoding methyl-accepting chemotaxis protein, with protein sequence MTHIPFNPESSEAESSEPMVVQNDLPKIQPTGASGAIRKAFSAFGRTGLSSQLLLTVLPLALAPIAVASAIGYFVTQSRSEYELTEQLKGQSILAGETISNNVDDQVEIASVIAKSPFLVGRVRNNLEVAESENLSELSIDELEKRFSSTKLLSPNQELNDFLEEVAETKEVAEIIVTDRNGLNVGFSNQPTDFVQSDEDWWKQGEAQAQWIGDPVFDASAGQYGIDITQRIVDPKSGRLLGIIRMFSSAAVFGDLANLLTGTGLRGTQQLQVIDLDTQLNVINFRSEKDQVVRAAQELPPQIVTDLGMRLLTALAEIKDRSLSEIEREIQGNLAIEDLIVSEGQSKAASGEPLSLTATFYYQGKQYALSTVPNLNWIAVASMSQSEIEITGRELLSLFTIIALALGAVGAVLTIAISRRLAAPLNDLSEKARQVSDGDLNISAELKGSAEARTLALTFNNLVFRVKEFLQEQTLNTRRAKLAADVTGTKLLSSQELPFLLSDTVTEARDILGSDRMVVYQFKPDWSGAIVAESVADDLPSALQEQLGDPCIPAATRNKYIANGILLENDITAADLHPEHLALLQGLNVKSILGVPILSQGNLFGLLITHHCRALHQWQPTEVEFVKQLGLQLGLVIERVQLFEQTQALAEEQRQIKEGLQRNALQLLMDVDPVMEGDLTARARVTEDEIGTVADSYNATIASLRKIVGQVQQAAQQVAVTTNTSESAVKTLSDSAAQQAAEILSVLERVEDMASSVRLVAISAEKAEVAVQEAAQTVQEGDEAMNRTVDGILAIRETVAETAKKVKRLGESSQKISNVVNLISSFAAQTNMLALNASIEASRAGEDGKGFAVVAEEVRNLARQSAEATTEIEKLVANIQSETNELVRTMEAGTEQVVAGTRLVDDTRQSLNKITAASRQISELVEAIAQATITQSQTSETVTETMTTVAQIADKNSTTASEVTASFEQLRSVAQALETEVGRFKVS
- a CDS encoding hybrid sensor histidine kinase/response regulator, producing MAINPEIRDQAYLFFVEEAPDLLQAIEMGLLTLRQERSPATIHAIMRSAHSIKGGAASVGLEAIKTIAHRLETIFKALYSDRLEIDARLESQLLQAYDCLRIPLTEQISHGDFDAEQAIAAAEPILSQLETQFQEAIVETENFIPGSAELGVNMAAAIFETDVAQGLAHLEQVLNHPQHYEIAEELRTQAEMFLGFAELLSLDGFAAIAQTVMAAIDRVPNRAEELTQLALSDFRAGREAVLAGDSVGGSPSAALLAFLEAPVESGKTIDLPPEDCDRFALESLTHLELKVRLNSPLEASPDGEPTDTEPTDDPIDWLSEAELEAIVQQELLEQELLEQELLQQELSSETSADSLPAIQNLSAFSELELATLDVSEAIVPQVPTAENQFNLEAVFADFTPPIDHSENSLADSLADFSTDSLTDSLTDLPTDSLTDLFADSLIEEPTSLFEEQLQEHSPDEIGNSIAIEQDNTVMVKMPARPAAYPVASGFTVRVDTDRLERLNNLLGEVTINRNGLALQTDQTRLTLRELRNRFEYIQSTIDQIRTLSDRMLIMPDAAIGGTASPRHFVTAGQPALSSSLQTPHLSANQAVNQAINQLTNQAINQAVNPSTNQSALSEFDSLEMDRYTSLYAATQTLLEEMAQIEEAVEDIVLFNRQSEQALEQHRKMLSQMQDDLMWARMLPLGDVLNRFPRILRDLSNTYNKPIDLSLDGTELLIDKAVLDRLYDPLLHLLRNSFDHGIESAAVRHDRGKPTTGRIEMRASARGRQILIEVRDDGQGLNLDRIRQRAVESGWLSETEVAAATEAQLCELIFAPGFSTAEQVSDLSGRGMGLDVVREQLQALKGSVAVRSIPAQGTTFVLTLPLTLTITNLLICLVNSRPIALRSAGIREIVIPQAHQLLETEQGRYLQWQEQEVPLYRMADLLTYRCLAPELPPSRVLAAVPAPSNWHSPALILKRDQQLIALQIDRLVTEQEFVIKPFGSAIAPPDYTYGCTVLGDGMLVPVIDGQTLLQEFLAASSPDFPTPPSPYLPLARTTTILVVDDALTSRRMLALSLERAGYRVLQARDGQEALEQLQQSQTVELIVCDIEMPNMNGFEFLTHRRQNPDIAKIPTVMLTSRSNDKHRWLAMQLGATGYFTKPYLEQEFLQAIGNLVTNSASENTAAAHSLTD
- the map gene encoding type I methionyl aminopeptidase, with the translated sequence MNILSDLIAKAPALTVRPKRQRRTVEIKTPQEIEIMRQAGAIVATVLKEISQMVEPGMTTADLDAHAEKRIREMGATPSFKGYYGFPASICASINDEVVHGIPNPKKVIRRGDVLKVDTGAFFNGFHGDSCITIAVGKVTPQAEALIRVAEETLYKGIEQVKAGKFLLDIAGAVQDHAEANGFKIVEDYTGHGVGRNLHEEPSVFNFRTHELPNVRLKPGMTLAIEPILNAGSKHTRTLSDRWTVVTVDRSLSAQFEHTVLVTEEGFEILTDRSKV